A genome region from Syntrophomonadaceae bacterium includes the following:
- a CDS encoding exopolysaccharide biosynthesis protein has protein sequence MQNETLSATLQSVLSCRMGCQINIGELMTRIAERGFGMLLVLLALPTMFPVLPPGSAATIGLIYTIIGFQMLFDRKYPWLPQSVRNYTISEKAAHKLLVRGVAFFKIIERFSRARWMFMKTALMLRIVALTIILMGIILFTPLPFMNTLPAFVVMLLGIGLLNRDGIFLLAGLSLSFLLLGSIYFGLGALLQVQWL, from the coding sequence ATGCAAAACGAAACTTTATCTGCTACCCTGCAGTCGGTGCTGAGTTGTCGCATGGGTTGCCAAATTAATATTGGCGAGCTGATGACCCGCATCGCCGAGCGCGGTTTCGGCATGTTGCTCGTACTTCTGGCCCTGCCCACTATGTTTCCCGTCCTGCCTCCCGGTTCAGCCGCCACCATCGGCCTGATTTACACCATCATCGGATTCCAGATGCTGTTCGACAGAAAATATCCTTGGTTGCCGCAGAGTGTCAGGAACTACACGATTTCTGAGAAGGCAGCCCATAAACTGCTGGTTCGGGGGGTTGCCTTCTTCAAAATCATAGAACGCTTTTCTCGTGCCCGTTGGATGTTCATGAAAACGGCCCTGATGCTGCGTATAGTCGCCCTGACCATTATCCTGATGGGCATTATTCTTTTTACTCCCCTCCCCTTTATGAACACTCTCCCTGCGTTTGTTGTCATGCTCCTTGGTATCGGCCTGCTTAACAGGGATGGCATCTTCCTGCTTGCCGGCCTTTCGCTCAGCTTCTTACTGCTAGGCTCTATTTATTTCGGACTTGGTGCACTTTTGCAGGTGCAATGGCTATAA
- a CDS encoding TAXI family TRAP transporter solute-binding subunit — translation MRRLRKQTGLVVLLLIMFTFSLSLIGCAPKQAAQPPAPAPAPAPAPAPAPAPAPAPAPAPAPAPAPAPAPTPAPAPAPTPAPAPAPAPAPVPAPAPTPRPGAVTPAPAPAPAPAPAPTPPPRRDAIVSIGVGALGGLFHPVGSAIAEIINKHVPGARATVEITGGAIETQRMVSAGEIPVAFTNANLLFDGFHGRGIFSDKSQPNLRALLNIMPSIVHIVVMEASGIRSIADLTGRRVALGPAGGAPAVLFAEYARVYGLTMKDITPSFVSFADGTAAVRDGHVHASVIHGSPPHSIVMELGARGVPFRILSFEREWDKIRTELPYLQRFVIPKGTYRGINEDVVTIAVPNIMFATTNMPDELAYQIVKNVYQHISILVGAVRAAELMRPETGWQTAIPLHPGAERFFREKGVIK, via the coding sequence ATGAGAAGGTTAAGGAAACAGACCGGGCTGGTAGTTTTGTTGTTAATTATGTTTACCTTTAGTCTTTCACTGATTGGCTGTGCCCCCAAGCAGGCAGCGCAGCCGCCGGCTCCGGCACCTGCTCCGGCTCCGGCACCGGCACCAGCACCGGCACCGGCACCAGCACCGGCTCCGGCTCCGGCACCTGCTCCGGCTCCGGCACCTGCTCCAACGCCGGCACCTGCTCCAGCACCAACCCCGGCACCTGCCCCGGCACCTGCTCCAGCGCCGGTGCCAGCACCAGCCCCAACACCTCGACCTGGCGCTGTTACTCCTGCCCCAGCACCAGCACCAGCTCCTGCTCCTGCTCCTACGCCCCCGCCGCGTAGAGATGCTATTGTTAGTATAGGTGTCGGGGCTTTAGGCGGCCTTTTCCACCCTGTTGGGAGCGCTATAGCTGAAATAATTAACAAACATGTGCCCGGCGCCAGGGCAACTGTGGAGATTACCGGCGGAGCTATAGAAACCCAGCGGATGGTAAGCGCTGGAGAAATTCCAGTGGCATTTACCAATGCCAATTTACTATTTGATGGTTTTCATGGGAGAGGAATTTTCAGTGACAAGTCTCAACCCAACTTAAGGGCTCTATTAAACATTATGCCAAGTATAGTCCATATTGTTGTCATGGAAGCTAGCGGAATAAGGTCGATTGCGGACCTCACAGGGAGAAGGGTAGCACTTGGGCCTGCCGGTGGTGCACCAGCTGTACTGTTTGCTGAGTATGCCAGGGTTTATGGGCTTACTATGAAGGACATCACTCCCAGCTTTGTTTCCTTTGCCGACGGGACGGCGGCGGTGCGGGACGGACATGTCCATGCGTCAGTAATACATGGATCGCCTCCTCATTCGATAGTAATGGAACTAGGCGCCAGAGGCGTCCCCTTTAGGATTTTAAGCTTTGAGCGAGAGTGGGATAAGATCCGTACTGAACTTCCATATCTGCAGCGATTTGTCATCCCGAAAGGCACTTATAGAGGTATTAATGAAGATGTAGTGACCATCGCTGTTCCGAACATTATGTTTGCCACTACTAATATGCCGGACGAGTTAGCTTACCAAATTGTTAAAAATGTCTACCAGCACATTAGTATCCTTGTAGGTGCGGTAAGAGCCGCTGAGTTAATGAGACCAGAAACCGGTTGGCAGACTGCAATTCCGCTTCATCCCGGTGCTGAGAGATTCTTTAGAGAAAAAGGTGTAATTAAATAA
- a CDS encoding dihydrodipicolinate synthase family protein: MEKKYGIGWIWGRDYLYVATVVPYKEDSFEVDYDAFCKQIRYFLQPKFVDAGGAIIVNPEAGEVFYLEAEEKKKIIEIALNEVGGKFPVFTGVSHVTTEGTVKEAVTAKDLGVDGIFFVPPMGSGDVTYAWNSELYPEVWIDMMKAIADTTDLPMMVHPTSGFHPRYGVGLPVGPTLKICQEVRHIIGWKMTYNYTGWKTVTEALRTLKHHVGVLGAPGDLYHWALLNKYFDGTVNGAYVYAMEPMIDHIEAWRNNDLIEARRIWENGLGKLQDFVYGDYARLHIRYKIGAWLRGLVPHPFMRPPQPKPMIAECKEMAKLLKDCAVEVILDNQIEKVTAKLPR, translated from the coding sequence ATGGAGAAAAAATACGGAATTGGATGGATTTGGGGAAGGGACTATCTGTACGTTGCTACAGTTGTTCCTTACAAAGAGGATTCTTTTGAAGTGGATTATGATGCCTTCTGTAAGCAGATACGGTATTTTTTACAGCCTAAATTCGTTGATGCAGGTGGAGCAATAATTGTAAACCCTGAAGCCGGGGAAGTTTTCTATCTGGAAGCAGAAGAAAAGAAAAAGATTATCGAAATAGCTTTAAATGAGGTTGGCGGTAAGTTCCCCGTTTTTACCGGAGTAAGCCATGTTACAACTGAGGGTACAGTTAAAGAAGCGGTTACCGCCAAGGACTTGGGTGTAGACGGAATATTCTTTGTTCCTCCTATGGGTTCAGGTGATGTGACATATGCATGGAACTCCGAGCTTTATCCTGAAGTTTGGATTGATATGATGAAAGCCATCGCAGATACTACTGACTTACCAATGATGGTTCACCCAACTTCAGGATTCCATCCAAGATATGGTGTTGGTCTACCTGTGGGCCCAACACTGAAAATATGTCAGGAGGTTCGCCATATTATCGGTTGGAAGATGACATACAATTATACCGGATGGAAGACAGTAACTGAAGCTCTCAGGACTTTAAAGCATCACGTAGGTGTCCTGGGTGCCCCCGGGGACCTTTACCACTGGGCATTATTAAACAAATATTTTGACGGCACTGTAAACGGTGCTTATGTTTATGCAATGGAGCCCATGATTGACCACATTGAAGCATGGCGCAATAATGACCTTATTGAGGCCCGCAGAATCTGGGAAAACGGCTTGGGAAAGCTACAGGACTTTGTTTATGGTGACTATGCCCGTCTGCATATCCGGTATAAAATTGGAGCTTGGCTGCGTGGCTTAGTACCACATCCTTTTATGCGTCCTCCTCAGCCCAAACCGATGATTGCCGAATGCAAGG